In the genome of Natronogracilivirga saccharolytica, one region contains:
- the infC gene encoding translation initiation factor IF-3 yields MGKRFKSNPVRKSEPKERVNEAIRADVVRVIKPDNEHAIIPVEEALEIAYSHNLDLVEVAPNADPPVCKIMDHGKHLFEKKKKEKEAKKKQHVVVLKELRFRPQTDDHDYEFKKRHAESFLKEGNKVKATVQFKGRDIIYSDQGKQLLDRLAEDLEELGKVETPAKLEGKRMSMVFSPAKGAGS; encoded by the coding sequence ATCGGAAAACGATTCAAAAGCAACCCCGTTCGCAAGTCCGAACCCAAGGAACGTGTAAACGAGGCAATCAGGGCAGATGTGGTCCGTGTAATCAAGCCTGATAATGAGCATGCCATTATTCCTGTAGAGGAAGCACTGGAAATTGCATACAGTCACAACCTTGACCTGGTCGAGGTTGCTCCCAATGCAGATCCGCCCGTATGCAAAATCATGGATCACGGAAAGCACCTGTTTGAAAAGAAGAAAAAAGAGAAGGAAGCCAAGAAAAAGCAGCATGTTGTTGTGCTCAAGGAGCTTCGCTTTCGTCCCCAGACCGATGATCACGACTACGAATTCAAAAAACGTCACGCCGAATCATTTCTGAAAGAGGGCAACAAGGTGAAAGCGACCGTTCAGTTCAAAGGGCGTGACATAATTTACAGTGACCAGGGAAAACAGCTTCTTGACAGGCTCGCCGAGGATCTCGAAGAGCTTGGAAAAGTGGAAACACCTGCCAAACTTGAGGGCAAGCGCATGTCCATGGTCTTTTCACCAGCCAAAGGTGCCGGTTCATAG
- the thrS gene encoding threonine--tRNA ligase produces the protein MAESTSITDQKLTFIFPDGSRKSYGSGVTGLEIAKSISGRLAREALSITLDNQVLDLHRPLTTGGHIKINTWDDEDGKFAFWHSSAHVLAEAVEALYPGVKLGIGPPIEQGFYYDIDFGDRHVSSEDLPKIEAKMQELAKQKNSFERFEIPKDEAIRHYKEKNDPYKLDLLKGLDDGTISFYKQGEFTDLCRGPHIPDTGPIKAIKLLSTAGAYWRGDNESKQLTRIYGISFPKKSMLDAFLNQLEEAKKRDHKKLGPQLGIYMIDRMVGSGLPLWLPKGTTLRRTLEAFLREEQIRRGYEEVITPHIGNLELYRTSGHYPYYKDSQFAPMQVDDEGYLLKPMNCPHHHRIYDHEMRSYRDLPVRLAEFGTVYRYEQSGELNGLSRVRGFTQDDAHIYCTNDQLKGEIIHCIELTQFVFSTFDMPVDIRLSFRDENDEKYGGERKLWDRAQREIREAADEIGLDYKVADGEASFYGPKIDFIIHDALGRKWQLGTVQVDYVMPERFNLTYVGADNQKHRPVIIHRAPFGSMERFTSILIEHFAGNFPVWLSPQQAIIIPVSDQFNDLAESYRRQLADAGIRVASDLRGEQIGAKIRNAETRKIPYMLIVGEKEQKNQSVSVRKHKKGDIGSFNFSEFLSIIKKEVDDKVLPDDS, from the coding sequence ATGGCTGAATCAACCAGCATAACTGATCAAAAGTTAACCTTTATTTTTCCCGACGGAAGCAGAAAGTCGTACGGATCCGGTGTGACCGGACTGGAAATTGCCAAATCGATATCCGGGCGGCTTGCGCGGGAGGCTCTTAGTATCACCCTCGACAATCAGGTTCTTGACCTGCACCGGCCACTGACAACAGGCGGGCACATCAAAATCAATACCTGGGATGACGAAGACGGAAAATTTGCTTTCTGGCATTCATCCGCCCATGTGCTGGCAGAAGCCGTGGAAGCCTTGTACCCCGGCGTGAAACTGGGTATTGGTCCGCCCATAGAGCAGGGATTTTATTACGATATCGATTTCGGCGACCGTCACGTCAGCAGCGAGGATCTGCCGAAGATAGAGGCCAAAATGCAAGAGCTGGCAAAGCAAAAAAACAGCTTTGAGCGTTTTGAAATACCGAAAGATGAAGCCATTCGCCATTACAAGGAAAAAAATGATCCCTACAAGCTGGATCTGCTCAAGGGGCTGGATGACGGTACGATTAGCTTCTACAAACAGGGCGAATTTACCGATCTCTGCCGGGGGCCGCACATTCCGGACACCGGCCCCATCAAAGCCATCAAGCTTTTGAGTACTGCCGGAGCCTACTGGCGCGGCGATAACGAAAGCAAGCAGCTGACACGGATTTACGGCATCAGCTTTCCAAAAAAGTCGATGCTCGATGCATTTTTGAATCAGCTTGAGGAGGCAAAAAAACGGGACCACAAGAAACTCGGCCCCCAGCTTGGTATTTACATGATCGACAGAATGGTGGGCAGCGGCCTGCCCCTGTGGCTTCCCAAAGGGACCACACTCCGCCGCACACTGGAGGCTTTTCTCCGGGAAGAACAGATACGGCGCGGATACGAGGAAGTGATCACCCCGCATATAGGAAATCTTGAGCTGTACCGCACATCGGGCCATTACCCTTACTACAAAGACTCCCAGTTTGCCCCGATGCAGGTGGATGACGAGGGCTATCTGCTCAAACCCATGAACTGTCCGCACCATCACCGCATTTATGATCACGAAATGAGAAGTTACCGTGATCTGCCGGTGCGGCTTGCCGAGTTCGGAACCGTTTACCGTTATGAGCAATCCGGTGAGCTCAACGGTTTGTCACGTGTACGGGGCTTCACCCAGGATGATGCCCATATCTATTGCACCAACGATCAGCTGAAAGGTGAAATCATACACTGCATCGAACTGACGCAGTTCGTATTCTCCACGTTTGACATGCCCGTTGATATCCGGTTATCATTCCGTGATGAAAACGATGAAAAATATGGCGGAGAGCGAAAACTTTGGGACCGCGCGCAGCGGGAGATCCGTGAAGCAGCCGATGAAATCGGCCTTGATTACAAAGTGGCTGATGGCGAGGCCAGTTTTTACGGACCCAAAATTGACTTTATCATTCATGACGCCCTGGGGAGAAAATGGCAACTGGGTACAGTGCAGGTCGATTACGTCATGCCCGAGCGGTTTAACCTCACTTATGTGGGGGCGGATAATCAAAAACACCGTCCGGTTATTATTCACCGCGCACCTTTTGGCTCCATGGAGCGTTTTACCAGTATTCTGATAGAACATTTTGCCGGGAACTTTCCCGTCTGGCTTAGTCCGCAACAGGCCATTATTATTCCGGTATCCGACCAGTTCAATGATCTTGCCGAATCCTATCGCCGGCAGCTTGCCGATGCCGGTATCAGGGTGGCTAGCGATCTTCGGGGTGAACAAATCGGAGCAAAAATCCGGAATGCGGAAACCAGAAAGATCCCCTATATGTTGATTGTTGGAGAAAAGGAACAGAAAAATCAAAGTGTTTCCGTCAGAAAGCACAAAAAAGGTGATATAGGAAGCTTTAATTTTTCAGAATTTCTTTCGATTATAAAAAAAGAGGTGGATGACAAGGTGCTGCCGGATGATAGTTAA
- the ychF gene encoding redox-regulated ATPase YchF translates to MSLKCGIVGLPNVGKSSLFNALSNAGAESANFPFCTIDPNVGIVPVPDERLDRIAGLVQPKNVTPTSIEFVDIAGLVKGASEGKGKGNAFLSHIREVDLIIHVVRCFEDDDVTHVEGGIDPVRDIGIIESELLFKDLETLERREERMKKMAKSGDKTIQNHVHILGNLRQHIEKGNPVRSWKDWDPSHPALQELFMLTAKKVLYLCNVDEADLPDGAGNEHVMKVKEHAASEGTDALAVCAKIEAEIAELNDQEKAEFLASLNLRESGLNRLISAAYRKLGLITFFTAGPKEVRAWTVPEGTKAPQAAGVIHSDFERGFIRAETIAYHDFISYGSESAAREAGKMRSEGRGYTVKDGDVLLFRFNV, encoded by the coding sequence ATGAGTTTAAAATGCGGAATTGTGGGACTGCCCAACGTGGGTAAATCCAGCCTGTTCAACGCCCTCAGCAACGCCGGTGCAGAATCGGCAAACTTCCCATTCTGTACGATTGACCCCAACGTAGGCATCGTTCCTGTTCCTGACGAGCGGCTTGACCGGATTGCCGGACTGGTTCAGCCGAAAAACGTCACCCCGACCAGCATTGAGTTTGTCGACATAGCCGGCCTCGTAAAAGGGGCATCCGAAGGCAAGGGAAAAGGAAATGCTTTTCTGTCGCACATCAGGGAGGTAGATCTGATCATCCATGTGGTCAGATGCTTTGAAGATGATGACGTAACGCATGTTGAAGGCGGAATTGATCCCGTCCGGGACATCGGCATCATAGAAAGCGAACTGCTGTTCAAAGATCTTGAAACACTGGAGCGCCGCGAGGAGCGGATGAAAAAAATGGCGAAGTCGGGAGACAAAACCATCCAGAATCATGTTCATATTCTCGGCAATCTTCGGCAGCACATTGAAAAAGGAAACCCGGTCAGGTCATGGAAAGACTGGGACCCCTCCCACCCTGCTCTTCAGGAGCTGTTCATGCTTACCGCTAAAAAAGTGCTGTATCTGTGCAATGTTGACGAGGCAGATCTTCCGGACGGTGCCGGCAACGAACACGTCATGAAAGTTAAAGAACATGCCGCCTCCGAGGGCACCGATGCCCTGGCGGTATGCGCAAAAATTGAGGCCGAAATTGCGGAGCTCAATGACCAGGAGAAGGCCGAATTTCTGGCATCACTGAATTTGCGGGAATCCGGACTGAACAGGCTGATTTCAGCAGCATACCGCAAGCTGGGACTGATCACATTTTTTACCGCCGGCCCCAAGGAGGTCCGCGCCTGGACTGTGCCGGAAGGAACCAAAGCGCCTCAGGCCGCCGGTGTGATACACAGTGATTTCGAGCGGGGATTTATTCGGGCTGAAACCATTGCCTATCATGATTTTATTTCATACGGATCGGAATCTGCGGCACGAGAAGCCGGAAAAATGCGTTCTGAAGGACGTGGTTATACGGTAAAAGATGGTGATGTACTGCTGTTTCGCTTCAATGTGTAG
- a CDS encoding metallophosphoesterase family protein produces MKNEHIKKNHYIAIGDIHGCVNSLEALLEKVSGYNDRTFIFIGDYIDRGPDSRSVIDLVIGFSEDHDCIFLRGNHEQMFMDALETGDHNLWLLNGGDQTLSSYNVHYAVELPSEHIEFFAKTPLWLDTPQYFFIHGGLDPKRSIKEQCDSPDIEEFGMWRRDHVDSPVKWEKTLVFGHTPFTEPLHEERKIGIDTGCVFSRQGYGLLTAVMLPEETFITQPCLD; encoded by the coding sequence ATGAAAAATGAGCACATAAAAAAGAACCATTACATTGCCATCGGCGATATTCACGGATGTGTGAACTCACTGGAAGCACTGCTGGAAAAAGTGTCCGGATACAATGACCGGACGTTCATTTTTATCGGTGATTATATAGACCGGGGGCCGGATTCCAGGAGTGTTATTGACCTTGTTATCGGGTTTTCAGAAGATCATGACTGCATTTTTCTCCGTGGCAACCATGAACAGATGTTTATGGATGCGCTGGAGACCGGAGACCACAATTTATGGCTGCTGAACGGCGGTGACCAGACCCTGAGCTCCTACAATGTTCACTATGCCGTAGAGCTGCCGTCAGAACATATTGAGTTTTTTGCCAAAACACCTCTCTGGCTGGACACTCCTCAATACTTCTTTATTCATGGCGGCCTTGATCCCAAACGATCCATCAAGGAACAATGTGACTCTCCGGATATAGAAGAATTCGGTATGTGGAGGCGCGATCATGTTGACAGTCCCGTGAAATGGGAAAAAACACTCGTTTTCGGTCATACACCATTCACTGAACCCCTGCATGAAGAGCGCAAAATCGGAATTGATACCGGATGTGTGTTCAGCCGGCAGGGTTACGGGCTGCTTACGGCTGTAATGCTGCCTGAGGAAACCTTTATCACACAACCCTGCCTTGACTGA
- the nusB gene encoding transcription antitermination factor NusB has protein sequence MSNRRKIRETVLQAIYASLVGDHSLEHTLQTIIKPELRDDAKGLAFAESLFLRTMDSREQADEIISRHISNWEINRLALVDRIILEMAIAELMQFDDIPTKVTINEAIDIAKRFSTRESGRFVNGILDAVVASLREDNLLNKKGRGLVDLPAQKSRSGPKYSKGGDAGATADDSDNMADDTSTGKAHRTIRASSKKQRIKRSGTSGKKSNNL, from the coding sequence ATGTCCAACAGACGTAAAATCAGAGAAACCGTTCTTCAGGCGATTTACGCTTCTCTCGTAGGTGACCACTCACTCGAGCACACCCTTCAAACCATCATCAAACCAGAATTGCGTGATGATGCCAAAGGTCTTGCTTTTGCCGAGAGCCTGTTCTTGCGGACCATGGACTCCAGGGAGCAGGCCGATGAAATCATCAGCAGGCACATTTCGAACTGGGAAATAAACAGGCTTGCTCTTGTGGACCGGATAATCCTTGAAATGGCCATTGCCGAGCTGATGCAGTTCGATGATATCCCGACCAAGGTCACCATCAATGAAGCCATAGATATCGCCAAAAGATTTTCAACCAGGGAGTCCGGAAGATTTGTAAATGGCATTCTGGATGCCGTTGTGGCATCGCTCAGGGAAGATAATCTGCTGAATAAAAAAGGGCGCGGACTTGTGGATCTGCCGGCACAAAAATCTCGATCAGGGCCAAAATACTCCAAGGGCGGTGATGCCGGTGCCACGGCTGATGATTCTGATAACATGGCTGATGATACTTCCACCGGAAAAGCTCATCGGACTATCCGTGCATCGTCAAAAAAACAGCGAATAAAACGTTCCGGCACCTCCGGGAAAAAATCAAATAACCTGTGA
- a CDS encoding phosphodiester glycosidase family protein — translation MLLRKVRSSASILAFSIFILTLALAVPGNSYSADTTRVEVAPGVFHHEIDDPDKPLRIIALEINISRPNLSIGSAVANDELGSSFETTQSMSRRYDSDDKEAIGAINGDYFGISDPSNPYSFLSNLMIKDDEYVIGKSYSRSQFGFKTDGMPFADMVSFEGSAFLPGDEIVELDGVNRQRGEDQAIVFNRYIGEHTRTNEHGVELLLDPVDEPVIGEPMEFEVIEIESGAGSMEIPDYGYYVLSAHGSKRDIVQDHVEEGDIISLELGTDVSRDDISHLMGGGPRLITDGEFPTQWDGLENFQTQHNMNRHPRTAVGMSKDSTRIYLMVVEGHQDASRGATMEETAHYIHGLGAWNAVNLDGGGSSTIIIQDSLANRPNGGSWQRPVGNALIAFAGPYDYEDEFGGIEVTPKEKLVKKGDNFSIDVRAFNEWGEDVEFSMADIEWEVIDLDAQYGRGGFLAQSLGEGYIVAHYQDEYTDTTHVRILETLGPFEITDWKDLYEIRDDPDFDYVLTTDLDQNSEGYETYNVDQSWVPIGDFDDNPFTGTLDGNGYSIRGLNIDEPESDYLGLFAYIDGAEIRNLNVTDADITGLRHLGLLAGRIDNSSVSNCHAEGTVYATSTVNVGGLAGSARDNSEIRQCFADVDIEVTEADADRRNTGGLVGYLTNNAEISNSYSLGMVAGGRRVGGLVGLSSNDAIVSYSYSAASVTATGIDGEDDDLGGLVGASIAGATVTNSFWDIEASGTEASDGGDGLTTTEMQSGQTFVDAGWDFVTIDQAEATWGINPDENQGYPFLTWQGYNPIAVEAEREREVTEDFKLSQNYPNPFNPDTRIQYQLPEQTHARLVVYDVLGRPVKVLVDEEQPAGTHQVVFDATQLASGTYIYELSAGSFVQRRTMTLVK, via the coding sequence ATGCTACTACGAAAAGTACGCTCTTCTGCCTCAATTCTTGCTTTTTCCATTTTTATACTTACTCTGGCTCTGGCTGTACCGGGAAACAGCTACTCTGCCGATACCACACGGGTTGAAGTTGCACCCGGAGTATTCCATCATGAAATTGACGACCCGGACAAGCCACTGCGCATCATCGCGCTGGAAATCAACATCTCACGGCCGAATCTGAGTATCGGATCGGCGGTCGCCAATGATGAACTCGGAAGCAGCTTTGAAACTACCCAGAGTATGTCCCGGCGCTACGACAGTGATGATAAAGAGGCTATAGGAGCCATAAACGGAGATTATTTTGGGATAAGCGATCCGTCAAATCCCTATTCCTTTCTGAGCAATCTGATGATCAAGGACGATGAATATGTCATCGGAAAGTCCTACTCCAGAAGCCAGTTCGGATTCAAAACCGACGGCATGCCATTTGCCGATATGGTCAGCTTTGAAGGCAGTGCCTTTCTCCCCGGCGATGAGATTGTGGAACTGGATGGCGTCAACAGGCAAAGAGGAGAAGATCAGGCAATTGTGTTCAATCGTTATATTGGTGAACACACCCGGACCAATGAGCACGGAGTCGAACTGCTGCTTGACCCCGTTGATGAACCGGTTATCGGCGAACCTATGGAGTTCGAGGTGATTGAGATTGAATCGGGTGCCGGATCGATGGAAATCCCGGACTACGGCTACTATGTCCTGTCCGCACACGGTTCCAAGCGGGATATTGTGCAGGACCATGTGGAAGAGGGCGATATCATAAGTCTGGAGCTGGGAACCGATGTCAGCCGTGACGATATTTCCCATCTGATGGGTGGCGGTCCGCGCCTTATCACTGATGGCGAGTTCCCGACACAGTGGGATGGTCTGGAAAACTTTCAGACCCAGCACAACATGAACCGCCATCCCCGTACTGCTGTCGGTATGAGCAAAGACTCCACACGTATCTATCTCATGGTTGTCGAAGGACACCAGGATGCCAGCCGCGGTGCCACCATGGAAGAGACAGCACACTATATTCATGGCCTTGGTGCCTGGAATGCCGTAAACCTTGACGGGGGCGGCTCCAGTACGATTATCATTCAGGACTCGCTGGCCAACAGACCCAATGGCGGCAGCTGGCAGCGGCCTGTAGGCAATGCCCTCATCGCTTTTGCAGGTCCCTATGATTACGAGGATGAATTTGGCGGGATCGAAGTCACACCAAAAGAAAAGCTCGTCAAAAAGGGTGACAACTTCTCGATAGATGTCAGGGCTTTTAATGAGTGGGGCGAGGATGTGGAGTTTTCCATGGCTGACATCGAGTGGGAAGTCATCGACCTGGACGCCCAGTATGGACGTGGCGGGTTTCTGGCACAATCACTCGGCGAAGGGTACATTGTTGCCCACTACCAGGATGAATATACCGATACCACACATGTCAGAATTCTTGAAACGTTAGGACCATTCGAGATCACTGACTGGAAAGACTTGTATGAAATCAGGGATGATCCGGACTTTGATTATGTCCTTACAACTGACCTTGATCAAAACAGTGAGGGTTACGAGACCTACAATGTAGACCAGAGCTGGGTGCCAATCGGCGATTTTGATGACAATCCGTTTACCGGAACCCTTGACGGCAATGGATACAGTATAAGGGGTCTGAACATCGATGAGCCTGAAAGTGATTATCTTGGACTTTTTGCCTATATCGATGGTGCTGAAATCAGGAATCTGAATGTGACTGATGCAGATATTACCGGTCTTCGGCATCTCGGTCTTCTGGCCGGCCGCATCGACAACTCCAGCGTGTCCAACTGCCATGCAGAAGGTACTGTTTATGCAACCTCAACAGTCAATGTTGGAGGGCTGGCTGGTTCTGCAAGAGATAACAGTGAGATAAGGCAATGTTTTGCTGACGTTGATATAGAGGTGACGGAAGCTGACGCCGACAGACGAAATACCGGAGGTCTGGTGGGCTATTTGACAAACAATGCTGAAATCAGTAACAGCTATTCTTTGGGTATGGTTGCCGGCGGACGGCGCGTTGGCGGCCTTGTGGGCCTTTCCTCAAATGATGCCATTGTATCATATTCGTATTCTGCTGCAAGTGTTACTGCCACAGGTATTGATGGTGAAGACGATGATCTCGGAGGCCTGGTGGGGGCAAGTATAGCAGGTGCAACTGTTACAAATAGTTTCTGGGATATCGAAGCTTCCGGCACAGAAGCAAGTGACGGGGGTGATGGCTTGACCACAACCGAAATGCAATCGGGACAAACGTTCGTGGATGCCGGTTGGGATTTTGTCACGATCGATCAAGCGGAAGCTACATGGGGTATTAATCCGGATGAAAATCAGGGTTATCCCTTCCTGACATGGCAGGGATATAATCCGATTGCCGTAGAAGCAGAACGTGAGAGAGAAGTCACCGAAGACTTTAAACTCTCCCAGAACTACCCCAATCCGTTCAACCCGGACACCCGCATTCAGTATCAGCTCCCGGAGCAAACCCATGCCAGGCTTGTGGTCTATGATGTTCTTGGCCGGCCGGTCAAAGTGCTTGTAGATGAGGAGCAGCCTGCCGGCACCCATCAGGTCGTATTTGATGCCACACAACTTGCATCCGGCACATACATTTACGAACTCTCGGCCGGCTCTTTTGTCCAGAGGAGGACAATGACGCTGGTGAAATAG
- the cysM gene encoding cysteine synthase CysM, which translates to MTLEDLIGNTPIVKLQHIPESPDVEIYCKLEGRNPGGSVKDRAAYGMISAALERGDISPGDKLVEATSGNTGIALAMIARLKNLHMTLIMPENSTQERIRTMRAYGAELILTPAEKTIEYSRTVAEEMGQSGEYYLLNQFANPDNYRMHYRTTGPEIWRDTGGRITHFVSSMGTTGTIMGVSRYLKEQNPGVGIVGVQPTEGSQIPGIRRWSPEFLPEIFESERVDRTIDVSENESVEMTRRMARDEGIFAGMSSGGCLSAAVRLAREIDSGVIVCITCDIGDRYLSSPLFEDSVS; encoded by the coding sequence TTGACACTTGAAGATCTTATCGGCAACACGCCCATTGTAAAGCTCCAGCATATACCGGAATCACCGGATGTTGAAATCTACTGCAAACTTGAAGGCCGCAACCCCGGAGGCAGCGTCAAGGACAGGGCTGCCTATGGCATGATCTCTGCCGCACTGGAGCGGGGTGATATCAGCCCCGGTGACAAGCTTGTGGAAGCAACAAGCGGCAACACGGGAATAGCACTGGCCATGATTGCCAGGCTGAAAAACCTGCACATGACGCTGATCATGCCGGAAAATTCAACGCAGGAGCGCATCCGGACCATGCGGGCCTACGGTGCGGAACTGATCCTGACCCCGGCTGAAAAAACCATCGAATATTCCCGCACCGTGGCGGAAGAGATGGGTCAGTCAGGCGAATATTATCTTTTGAACCAATTTGCAAATCCGGATAACTACCGGATGCACTACCGTACGACCGGACCGGAAATCTGGAGGGACACCGGTGGCCGGATCACACATTTTGTCTCCTCCATGGGAACCACCGGCACCATCATGGGAGTCTCAAGATACTTGAAAGAACAGAACCCCGGCGTCGGAATTGTCGGAGTCCAGCCTACCGAAGGATCGCAGATTCCCGGGATCAGAAGATGGTCCCCCGAATTCCTGCCGGAAATATTTGAGTCGGAACGTGTGGATCGCACTATTGACGTCAGCGAAAACGAGTCAGTAGAAATGACACGACGGATGGCGCGTGATGAAGGCATTTTTGCCGGCATGAGCAGCGGCGGCTGCCTCTCTGCAGCGGTCAGGCTGGCAAGGGAAATTGACAGCGGTGTCATCGTATGCATCACCTGCGATATCGGTGACCGGTACCTCAGCTCACCTCTCTTTGAAGATTCCGTTTCCTGA
- a CDS encoding serine O-acetyltransferase codes for MDKSYLQQLYNEHREAESCPSPVHVVAFFNRLLGFLFPEFSNFSFQRMEELEQLNKELQDEFCGILKKCSDCKKADETAVVAEFWNALPGIKDTLELDIQAMYEGDPAAKSRTEVVRTYPGFYAITSYRIAHFLHGKGYLLLARMITENAHSHTGIDIHPGAVIGRHFCIDHGTGIVIGETTVIGDHVKIYQGVTLGALSVRKEDAAIKRHPTIKDHSVIYAGATILGGDTVIGEHSVIGGSVWLTESVPPWSRITYVARQESRKASSRKSANNDVTGGDYSSP; via the coding sequence ATGGATAAATCATATTTACAGCAACTTTACAATGAACACCGTGAAGCGGAAAGCTGTCCGTCACCGGTTCACGTAGTCGCTTTTTTTAACAGGCTTCTGGGGTTTTTATTCCCTGAATTCAGCAATTTCAGTTTTCAGCGCATGGAGGAGCTGGAGCAGCTCAACAAGGAACTGCAGGATGAGTTCTGCGGTATCCTGAAAAAATGTTCCGACTGCAAAAAGGCAGATGAGACGGCTGTTGTTGCTGAGTTCTGGAATGCTCTTCCGGGCATCAAAGATACCCTCGAGTTAGACATACAGGCCATGTATGAAGGGGATCCGGCGGCCAAAAGCCGGACCGAGGTCGTCCGGACCTATCCCGGATTCTATGCGATCACATCCTACAGAATTGCACACTTTCTGCATGGCAAAGGATATCTTCTGCTTGCAAGAATGATCACCGAAAATGCGCACAGTCACACCGGTATAGATATTCATCCGGGTGCCGTCATCGGTCGCCATTTCTGCATAGATCACGGAACCGGCATTGTTATCGGCGAAACGACGGTGATTGGTGATCATGTCAAGATCTACCAGGGAGTCACGCTCGGCGCCCTCAGTGTGCGCAAAGAGGATGCGGCCATAAAACGGCATCCGACCATCAAAGATCATTCGGTTATCTATGCAGGTGCCACCATTCTTGGCGGTGACACCGTGATCGGTGAACACAGTGTTATCGGAGGCAGTGTGTGGCTAACTGAAAGCGTCCCTCCATGGTCCAGAATCACCTATGTTGCCCGCCAGGAAAGCCGCAAGGCCAGCAGCCGCAAATCTGCGAACAATGATGTTACAGGCGGTGATTATTCATCGCCCTGA